The following are from one region of the Streptococcus sp. 1643 genome:
- the tsaE gene encoding tRNA (adenosine(37)-N6)-threonylcarbamoyltransferase complex ATPase subunit type 1 TsaE gives MHTKNEEELLALGERLGHLLQKDDVLILTGELGVGKTTFTKGLAKGLGIRQMIKSPTYTIVREYEGRLPLYHLDVYRIEGDADSIDLDEFLFGGGVTVIEWGYLLGEDLPDSYLELEILKEAEGRCLHFTAHGSRAEQLIKELQDGV, from the coding sequence ATGCACACAAAAAATGAAGAAGAGCTTCTAGCTCTCGGAGAAAGATTAGGTCATTTGCTTCAAAAAGACGATGTTCTGATCTTGACTGGAGAGTTGGGTGTGGGTAAAACAACCTTTACAAAAGGTCTTGCCAAGGGCTTGGGTATCCGTCAGATGATTAAAAGTCCAACCTATACCATTGTCAGAGAGTACGAAGGGCGTTTGCCACTTTACCACTTGGATGTCTACCGTATCGAAGGTGATGCTGATTCTATTGACTTGGATGAGTTTCTCTTTGGAGGTGGTGTGACTGTTATTGAGTGGGGGTATCTTTTGGGTGAAGATTTACCAGATTCTTACTTGGAGTTGGAAATTTTGAAAGAAGCTGAGGGTCGTTGTCTTCATTTTACGGCTCATGGCTCTCGGGCTGAACAACTCATCAAGGAGCTTCAAGATGGAGTATGA
- the ndk gene encoding nucleoside-diphosphate kinase, translating into MEQTFFIIKPDGVKRGLVGEILQRMEQRGFKLEKLELRSAVSEALIDQHYQDLVEKSFYPPIRQFMTSGPVVVGILSGPKVIETWRTMMGATRPEEALPGTIRGDFAKAAGDNQAIQNVVHGSDSEASAKREIALWFKD; encoded by the coding sequence ATGGAACAAACATTCTTTATCATTAAGCCAGATGGTGTGAAAAGAGGGCTGGTGGGCGAAATTCTGCAAAGAATGGAGCAACGAGGTTTCAAACTCGAAAAATTAGAGTTACGTTCAGCAGTTTCAGAAGCTTTGATTGACCAACACTATCAAGACTTGGTTGAAAAAAGTTTTTATCCTCCTATCCGTCAGTTTATGACTTCAGGACCAGTAGTAGTGGGCATTCTATCAGGTCCGAAAGTGATTGAAACTTGGCGGACCATGATGGGGGCTACTCGTCCAGAAGAAGCTCTGCCAGGAACTATCCGAGGAGATTTTGCCAAGGCTGCAGGAGACAATCAAGCCATTCAAAATGTAGTTCACGGCTCCGATTCGGAAGCTTCTGCAAAACGTGAAATTGCTCTCTGGTTTAAGGATTAG